One window from the genome of Eucalyptus grandis isolate ANBG69807.140 chromosome 7, ASM1654582v1, whole genome shotgun sequence encodes:
- the LOC104432446 gene encoding calmodulin-binding protein 60 D-like, which produces KSGFKFKISCFRTSYREFNIPYVQENLSISSLYCRVLTNPVGTSEASSLRLQFFTKLPATIFTSCQIEAEDGTPLWIELVDGRTSERVTSGTLSSMKIEIVVLNGDFGSDEGEDWTEKEFNCSIIHAREGKRPLITGELTVVLEGGIGCLRNLIITDNSSWMRSRKFRLGARAIQAEIRIREARSETFVVKDHRGELTKKHHPPSLSDEVWRLEKIAKDGALHKRMTLRGINTVQDFLQLYEADAFSLRNVLGSGITKRTWETIVGHASTCVVDDNKMYTYYQALNKASILFNSVMKVAHATFHGQTCQSLSKLTHSQKILVQNLKRQAYNNKNQWVLLDAPPSITPLRALTILPTGPSIGLSPPLHHLDFTELIQENRQPDCLGPQGHVTAKIFNPTMANTLARQDFSARFSAVESSHHPGYSRGPFMPNIHLNPEDLFKVPSPIPGNLMWTPEHTFVIESSSRADFGICPSRTGSGVHKSRISRPKVAWCKIRAVVKWGSVRRVVAAKRTAMFNFALY; this is translated from the exons AAATCTGGTTTCAAGTTCAAAATAAGTTGTTTTCGGACATCATATCGAGAATTTAACATCCCTTATGTACAGGAGAATTTATCTATTTCTAGTCTATATTGCAGAGTGCTGACCAATCCTGTTGGAACTTCTGAAGCAAGCAGTCTGCGACTgcaattttttaccaaattacCAGCCACCATCTTCACTAGCTGTCAGATAGAAGCCGAGGATGGTACTCCTCTCTGGATTGAACTAGTTGATGGAAGGACTAGTGAAAGGGTAACAAGTGGCACCCTATCTTCAATGAAAATCGAAATCGTCGTCCTTAACGGCGATTTCGGGTCGGACGAGGGAGAGGATTGGACAGAAAAGGAATTCAATTGCAGTATCATTCATGCAAGGGAAGGGAAAAGGCCATTGATAACCGGGGAGCTGACTGTGGTGTTGGAAGGAGGAATTGGTTGTCTCCGTAATTTAATCATCACCGACAACTCGAGCTGGATGAGAAGTCGGAAATTCAGGTTAGGAGCTCGAGCTATTCAAGCAGAAATAAGAATAAGGGAAGCGAGAAGTGAAACTTTTGTCGTTAAAGATCATAGAGGAGAGT TGACCAAGAAGCACCACCCTCCATCTCTGAGCGATGAAGTGTGGCGTTTAGAGAAAATAGCCAAAGATGGCGCTCTACACAAGCGCATGACTTTGAGAGGAATTAACACTGTTCAAGATTTCCTCCAGCTGTATGAAGCCGATGCATTTTCTCTAAGAAAC GTACTTGGCTCTGGGATCACCAAGCGGACATGGGAGACAATTGTCGGACATGCCAGCACCTGTGTGGTTGATGATAACAAGATGTACACTTACTACCAAGCTTTGAATAAGGCCAGTATACTGTTCAACTCGGTAATGAAAGTTGCTCATGCAACATTCCACGGCCAAACTTGCCAGTCTCTAAGCAAATTGACCCACTCTCAGAAG ATTTTGGTGCAGAACTTGAAAAGGCAAGCTTACAATAACAAGAATCAATGGGTGCTGCTCGATGCCCCACCCAGCATCACTCCTCTGAGAGCCCTGACCATCTTGCCTACAGGGCCGTCAATTGGCCTGAGCCCGCCTCTGCACCATCTAGATTTCACAGAGCTAATCCAAG AGAACAGACAACCAGATTGTCTAGGGCCACAGGGTCACGTTACCGCGAAAATCTTTAATCCCACCATGGCAAACACCTTAGCAAGGCAGGACTTCTCAGCCAGATTTAGTGCGGTCGAAAGCAGTCATCATCCTGGTTACTCACGAGGACCGTTTATGCCGAACATCCATCTAAATCCTGAGGACCTTTTTAAAGTGCCATCGCCGATCCCTGGCAATTTGATGTGGACACCAGAGCATACTTTTGTCATTGAATCAAGCAGTAGGGCAGATTTTGGGATCTGTCCATCTCGCACAGGTTCTGGAGTCCACAAATCTAGGATTTCAAGGCCCAAGGTGGCATGGTGCAAGATCCGTGCCGTGGTGAAGTGGGGATCGGTCCGGCGCGTGGTGGCTGCAAAGAGAACAGCAATGTTCAACTTTGCGCTTTATTAA